The genomic window GCCAGGCGAGCTTCCAGAACATGTCGGTGCCGCTCTTCGTCAAACGGATCGGCGCCGCAGCCAGGCTCGGCATCAGGTAGAGATCGGCCAGCTCCTTCGGCGTGCTCCAGCGGAGCACCGCACCGTCCTCGCCGGGCGCCCAGACGGCCGTGACCTCACCCTCGCCCAGATTGTCGATGCGCGTGCGCGGTCCACCCTCGGCCGGCATCCGGTAGAGGTGCAGCTCGCTCGGGTGGGCCTCGGAGGTCGACAGGGTCCACCACTTGCCATCGCGTGAGAGTGCGGCGGAGCGCACTTCCCACTGACCGCTGGTGAGGGCGCGGCGCGTCCCGTCCATCGTCACCAGCACGAGATGATCCCAGCCGGTTTCCTCGGTGCGGATCGCAATGCGCTCGCCATCGGGCATCCAGGTGAGGCCGCGCGGCTCGAGCAGCCAGGCATCGTCGTGCTGGTGGTCGAGCGTCTTCAATTGCTTGCCCGTCGCGGGATCGACCAGCACCACCCAGCGGTCCTTGTAGTCGAGCGAGGCGAACTCGGCGATCAGGCGCGTCCCCTGCCGGTTCCACTGCAGATCCGTGGCGCGGACCGGCTTGCCGAAGCCGGCGGTGTCGACGAAGGTGATGGCGACGCTGTCGGGCTCGGCCATCGGATCGACGGGGATGATCGCGGCACGGCTCTGTGCCAGCGGCGCGCCCACCTTGGCGCGCGACGTCCGCGAGATCACGATGCCGGAATCGTTGACGTAGTCCCCGAAGACGGTTGACCCTTCCTCGACCTTCGGCGTGGCGATGTAGCTGACGAATTTGCCGTCGGGCGTGATCGCGAGGTCGCCGATGGTGTCGTCCTTCTTCGGCTTCAGCACCACGGCCGGCATCGGCACGCGATCGCGGCGCGCGCGGGCCTTCGCCGAGTCCTGCTGCTCCTTGCGGCGCTTGACGAAGTCGAAGATCTCGACCTGCTCCTTCTTGAGCTCGGCGGCGTTCTTGTTGTCCTTCGGTGCCTCGAACTTGACGCTGGTCCGCGTGAGCTGTCGCTCGACGCCGGTGGTCGGGTTGAGCGCGAAGAGGTCGCCGTTCCGCTGGAAGCGCAGTTCGGACTCGTCTTCCGACCAGCCGAAGCCGCCACCCTCCAGGCTGGCGCGCAGGAGCCGCTCGCCCTTGCCGCGCTCCCAGATGCGGAGCTCGTTCCGCGCACTCCAGACACCACGGCTCCCGTCCCGCGTCCATTGCACGCCGATCGGAATCCGCGTGGCGATCTCCCGGCTGACGCCCTCGATCTTCTTGCCGTCACGCGAGACGCGGAACCAGGGCGCGTCGGGGGCGACCGGCTCCGCCGGCTTCACCACCGTGTCGTACGAGAAGTAGATCCAGCGGCCCTCGAGATCCCAGCGCGGAGCGCCCGGGGCGATGCCGAGCCAGCGCGCATCGACGGTGGAATCGAGTGGCACGCGAAGCGAGGCATCGCGCGCCGAGGCATCGAGCTTCGACTGGCGGAGCGGCAGCGTCTGCGCCTGCAGGGCAGGGGCGACGAGCAGGAGGGCGACAAGCGGCAAGCGCATGGAGGACCCACGGGTAGGGAGGGAGTGGACGGCAGTCCCCTAATATCCATCCTCGGAGGGAGAGACTCCAGTCTCCGTGCGGCGGACTTGCCCGGGGGCGGAGCTTCGGCTACTCTTCGGGCACGGGGGCGATCGGCTTCGACGGGTTGGTAGAAGGCATCGCCGCGTGCCCAGGTCCGGGGTCCTGGATAATCCCTCTGGAAAAAACACAATTGCCAACACTGATCTGGCGATGGCTGCGTAAGCTGAGCTTTAAGTAGTTCGCTTCGCACCTCCGAGATGAAAGCCCGTCCGGGGCGTTCTGATCGGAATCATTAATCCGGAATAGCGACTGGTGGTCCTCCGACACCGGAAGCGAGACTTCAGGAGGTCACCGTTGGGAAGGTCGGCTCGGCACCGGCCCAACGCCAAGTTCGAAGCGGAGCCTACGCACGTAGACGCGGTCCCGGAAATTGATTCGGACCAGGGTTCGATTCCCTGCGCCTCCATTTGGTTGGTGAACGGTGAACGGTGAACGGGCTCAACCCGTGACCCCGTTCACCGTTTACCGTTTACCCTCTCGCCACCAGAGACTTCCCGTGTCTGCTCCGCTGTCTCCGCCCGTCGCCCCCCGCCATCCCACCACCGTCGTGCACCATGGCGAGACGCTGGTCGACGACTATGCCTGGCTGCGGCAGAAGGACGACCCAGCCGTCCGCGCGTATCTCGACGCCGAGAATGCCTGGGCAGACGCGTGGCTGGCCCCGACGGCGGCGCTGCAGGAACAACTCTACCAGGAGATGCTCGGCCGCATCCGCGAGACCGATCTCTCCGTGCCGTATCGGAAAGGTGACTGGTGGTACTACACCCGCACCGAGGAAGGGAAGCAGTACCCGATCCACTGCCGTCGCCTCGGGTCACCGACCGAGGGCGAGGAGACGGTCCTGATCGACCTGAATCTGCTCGCCGAGGGGACATCGTTCATGGCGCTCGGCGACATGGCGGTGAGCGACGATGGCTGGCTGCTGGCGTACAGCACCGACGAGACGGGCTTTCGGCAATACACGCTGGTGGTGAAGGACCTGCGCACGGGCACACTGCTGCCGGTCCGGCGTGAGCGGGTGACATCCGTGGCGTGGGACAGCGACAGCCAGACGCTCTACTACGCTGTCGAGGACGCCGAGACGAAGCGTTCGTGCGATATCTGGCAGCATCGGCTCGGTGCGGAGGAGGACAGCCTCGTCTTTCACGAGGCCGATGAGGCGTTCAATGTCGGCATCGCGCGGACCCGGAGTCGGGAATGGCTGGTGCTCTTCAGCGGCAGTCACACCACCTCGGAAGCCCGGGTACGGCGCGCCGGCAGCGCGGATGTGTGGCAGACGCTCCTGCCGCGCGTGGCCGATCGCGAGTACGACGTCGACCATCACGGCGACCGCTTCTTCGTGCGGATCAACGACACGGGCCGGAACTTCCGCCTGGTCACCATGCCTGTGACCGGCGGCGCACTGGCCGATGCGGTCGAGGTGGTCCCGCATCGCGACGGGGTGATGCTCGAGGGGATGGAGTGCTTCCGTCGACACCTGATCGTGCATGAGCGCGAAGACGGTGTGCCCCAGATGGCCGTCCACCGCCTCGCGGATGGTGCGGTCCATCGGATCGCCTTCCCCGAGCCTGCCTACGAGTGCTATCCGCACGCCAATCCCGAGTTTGACACCGCGATCTACCGGTACGGCTACCAGTCAATGGTGACGCCGTCCTCCGTGCTCGACTATGACCTGGAATCGCGCGAGCGGACGCTGCTCAAGCAACAGGAAGTTGTCGGCGGTTACGACGCGACGCGCTTCGTCTCGCACCGCATCCACGCCACGGCGTCCGACGGCACGCTGGTGCCGATCTCGCTGGTCCGGCGGGCGGATGTGCCCGAAGACGGCACCGCGGCGGCACTCCTGCACGGCTACGGCTCCTACGGCTATCCCTACCCGGTCTCCTTCTCGTCGAATCGGCTGTCGCTGCTGGAACGGGGTGTCGTCGTGGCGATCGCGCACATCCGTGGCGGCGGTGAGCTGGGCAAGCCGTGGCACGACGCCGGACGGATGGGCGAGAAGATGCACAGCTTCACCGACTTCATCGCCTGCGCCGATCATCTGGTCGCGAAGCGCATCGTCGCCGCGGATCGCCTCGCGATTGAAGGCGGGAGTGCCGGGGGACTCTTGATGGGCGCGGTCGTCAACCTCCGCCCCGACCGCTTCGCGGCCGTGCTCTCGCAGGTGCCGTTCGTGGACGTGATCAACACGATGTCCGACGCCACGCTGCCGCTCACGGTCGGTGAGTACGAGGAGTGGGGCAACCCGGGGATCCCTGCCGAGTATGCCTGGATGCGGGCCTACTGCCCCTACACCAACCTCTCGGCGCAGCCATACCCACCGATGCTGGTGCGCACCGCGTTCAACGACTCGCAGGTGATGTACTGGGAGCCGGCAAAGTACGTGGCGCGGATGCGGACGCTCACGACCACCGATGCCCCGCTGCTCTTCCTCACCAACATGGGGGCGGGGCATGGCGGCGCGTCCGGCCGGTACGATCGGCTGCGCGAGTACGCGGTGGACTACGCCTTCCTGATGGCGGTGCTGGGCGCAGGGTAGTTGCCGGGGTGGGTGTCCGGGTCCACTCCTGGCACCACCTGCCCCTCCATCCCCGACTCGGGGTATACTCAGGGAGCCCGTCGACCTCCCCCCCCCAGAGGCCTCATGCGCTCCCAGCTCCGCGCTCTTCAACGCAGCGTGCTCGCCCTGCTCACGATCGGTCTTGCCGCGTGCGGACAGAATCTGGTGGGCCCCGCGGGCGAGGCCTGCGGGGGAGACCCTCACTTCACGGCGATGCCGGTGGCGCTTGGCGACATCGAGGCGATCGCCGTCGTGGGCGGGCTCGGTGCGCCCGGGCACACCCTGCCGACGGCCCACACCGGCTTCATCCTTCGAACCGAAGGGGCCGAGGTTCGCTCTCCCGGCGCCATCCAGATCACCAAGCTCCGCCGGACGCGATACATCACGTCGCCCAACCGGCAGGGGCACGAGGACTACACCGCCGAATTCCAGGTGTGCAAGGATATCTCCGGCTGGTTCGGCCACCTCTCGTCGCTCTCCACCGCGATCCCGGTGCCGGACGGTGGCTGGAAGGAGTGCGAGCGCTACAGCACGGCACTGGAGTCGATCGAGACCTGTACCGCGCGACTCGACGGAGTCTCGCTCGCCGCGGGGCAACCGATGGGGACGAGCGGCTTCTCGATCGCCCTCGGCCTCATGGGGCTCGACTTCGGGCTGCTGGACGCGCGCGTGACGAATGCCTATGTGGCGCGATGGCGGTACCCGGAGCCGGTGCTGCACTCGGTCTGCCCATGGGAACGGTTCGAGACGTCCATCAAGACGCAGCTCTATACCAAGCTGCGGGACATGAGTGGCGTGCCGAGGCCGTCGACCGGCGAGCCGCGCTGTGGGACGATGGTTGTGGATGTGGCCGGGACCGCGAAGGGGATCTGGGCGCTGCCCAGCATCACGGAACCGGTGCAGGGGAACGAAACCGGGTACATCACCTTGGCGAACTACCCGTATCAGCCGGAAGCTGAACTGGCACTCAGTCTCGGCCCCGACATTCTCGGCGCGACGGTGTTGGTGGTTCCCCGCGCCACGGAGGGTCGCGTCAATCGTCCCTTCGAGCAGGTCACGCCGGACGGGTTGATCTACTGCTACGCCCCGGCGCCGGGGGCGGGTGGGTTCATCAACATCCTGCTCATGATGACCGGGCCAAGCGAGATCATGATTCGGAAGGTTCCGCAGACTGCGCCGAATATCTGTTCGGCCGACCCGTCGACGTGGTCGATGGCCGGTGCGACGCGGATGGTGCGTTAGCGCCGCCTCGAGGCTGCGTCAGCCGCTGTCGCCATCGTCGATCCGCGGTGTCTCGCCCGAATCCTCCAGGCGGGGCGACTCCCGAGCTGCCTCGATCGCGCGCACCATCGCCACGGCGGCCATCCGATCACTCCGCGCGTAGAACAGCTCGAGCCGGGCGCCCTTCGCGCCCGGGATGCCGTCGAAGACGCGCAGGCCTCGGCCACGCACCTCCAGCCGGGGGAAGAGGATTCCCCCGGCCAGCGTGACCCCGGCGAGCCACTCAAGTGGCAGCTCCGCTTCCTCTGGCTCGAATTCCTCAGTCTCGGTCTTGACGCCGCTCAGGCCGACTTCTTCCGAGCTGCGTGTCACCGCCCATTCCAGCAGCAGCCGATCGCCCTCAAGGTGCAGCAGCCCCTCGACCTTCGTGGAGACCTCGCGCACCGTCGTCAGATCCATCGACTCTTCGCCGGGAATCTTGATGCGGAAGGGGAGAGGGGCCGGGTACGTCATGTCAGCGCTACTTCGCTGCAGCCATCGGAATCATCACCATCACCTTTTCCCAGCTCAGGTTCAGCGACGTCGGGGCCGCCGAGATGGTGAGCGCCTCGACCAGCGGCATCGGCATCGTCGGTGCCTTGCCGCGCCCGACTTCCTGCGCCTTCACTCCCTCATAGGCGCTCTCGATCCCCCACTGCGAGATCGACCGGTTGATCACGACGTCCCACGACGCGCCAGCCATCGGCACCGTGTAGAGCGAGTAGCTCCCGGCCTCGAGGCGGACGCCGGCCACCGTGATCGGCCCGGTGGTGTGAATGATCGTCGGCTCGTTGGCGCCGGTGCGCCAGAGCTTGCCGTAGGGCACCAGCTCCGAGCCGAAGATGGTGCGCCCCTTCACCAATGGGCGGCCGTAGCAGACCTTCACGACGGCCGTCCCGACCTTGGTCGAGGTGGAGTCGTACTTGGATGCGCGCGTGGCGACAGAGGCGGCCGGACGCTGGGGGTGCAGGCCGGATCGGCAGCAAGGGTCAGGGCGAGCAGGGACAGCATCAGCATGCGGTACTCCAGGGGGGAAAGGTCAATCAGTGAGCGCGCGCCAAGCGGCGAGCGCGCGCTGGAGGGCATCGGGACCAGTCTCGGCGGTGACCGTGAGATGGCCCATCTTGCGGCCGGCGCGTGGCTCGCGCTTGCCGTAGAGGTGCAGCCGAACGCCCGGCATCGCCAGGGCAGCAGCCCACTTCGGCTCGCCGTCGGCCCAGCAGTCGCCGAGAATGTTGACCATCGCCGTCGGACCGAACGCCGTGGTCTCGCCGAGGGGAAGCCCCGCGAGAATCCGGACTTGCTGCTCGAACTGTGACGTCACCGCCGCGTCGAGCGTCCAATGCCCGCTGTTGTGCGGCCTGGGCGCCAGCTCGTTGACGAGCAAGCGACCGTCGCTGGTGACGAAGCACTCGACGCCCATGACACCGACGTAGTCGAGGGCGGCGACGATCCGCTCGGCAACGGTGCGCGCCGCCTCCGCCAACGTCGGTGCGATCACGGCCGGGGCAACCGTCGTATGGAGGATCCCCGCAATGTGCACATTCTCGCCGACCGGCCAGGTCGCGACGGCGCCGGCCGCGCCTCGGGCCACCATCACCGAGAGCTCGGTGGCAAGCGCGACGCGCTCCTCGAGGATGCAAGGCACTTCACCCAGCGTCCGCCACGCCGTGGCCAGATCGTCGTGCGTGGCGACGCGCACCTGTCCTTTGCCGTCGTAGCCGAACTGCGCCGTCTTGAGGATGGCGCCGAGGGGGCCGACGCTGTGCCATGCCGCCGCGCAATCCTCTATCGAGGCGATGGGCTGCCAGCCGACGGTGTCGACCCCTGCCTGATTGAGAAACGCCTTCTCGCGGAGCCGATCCTGGGTGGTCCACACCGCATCACCGGAGGGACGCACGGGGCAGTGCGCGGCGAGGGCGCGAAGCACGTCCGCCGGCACGTTCTCGAACTCGGTGGTGATGGCATCCGCACGCGCCGCAAGCTCAGCGAGCGCCTCGCGATTGCCCCACTCCCGGGTGATGTGCTCGTGTGCGATCTGCCCCGCTGGGGCCTCCGCGTCGGGATCGAGGACCACGACACGATAGCCGAGGCGTTGGGCCTCGGCGGTGAACATGCGCCCCAGCTGGCCGCCCCCCAGCACGCCGAGCGTCCCGCCAGGCAGGATCACGCGGGGGGGAGGGTCAGGGCGCGAACCTTGAGATCCTGCGCCGCACGGAAGCCCTCCAGGCGGCGCGCGAGGTCCGGGTTCTCGCGGGCGAGGATCGCGACGGCGAAGAGCGCCGCGTTGTGGGCGCCGGCATCACCGATGGCGAAGGTCGCGACCGGCACGCCATTCGGCATCTGCGCAATCGACAGCAGTGAATCGAGCCCCTGCAGGTGCTTCGACGCGACCGGCACGCCGAGCACCGGGACGATGGTCTTCGCCGCGAGCATCCCCGGCAGATGGGCCGCACCGCCGGCACCGGCGATGATGCACTTGAGGCCCCGCTCCGCCGCCTCGGACGCGTACTGAAAGAGCAGGTCGGGCGTCCGGTGCGCGGAGACCACCCTCGTCTCATACGGGATGCCGAACTCGACCAACCGCGCCGCCGCATGCTGCATCGTGGTCCAGTCCGAGTCGCTGCCCATCACGACGCCCACCAGCGGGGGAGTGGCCGCGCTCATACCGTGGCCTTCGTGCGGTCGACGGTCCCGCGTGAGGCCAGCGCGGCCTGGGCCGCGGCGAGGCGTGCGACGGGGACTCGGAACGGCGAGCACGAGACATAGTTCATGCGGACCGTCTCGAAGAAGGCAATGGATGCCGGATCGCCACCGTGCTCGCCGCAGACGCCGATCTTCAGGTCGGCCCGCGTCGCGCGGCCCAGTTCACAGGCCATCCGCACCAACTTGCCGACGCCGGCCTGGTCGATGGTCTGGAACGGATCCTGTTCCATGATGCCGCTGGCGACATAGTGGGGCAGGAAGCGACCGGCGTCGTCCCGGGAGAGCCCGTACGTCGTCTGGGTCAGGTCGTTCGTCCCGAAGGAGAAGAACTGGGCCTCGCGCGCGATTTCGTCGGCCGTCAGCGCCGCGCGCGGCAGCTCGATCATCGTGCCGAGCAGGTACGGTACCGTCAGCTGCCGCTCACGGAACACCTCTTCCGCCACCTGCCGGACCAGCAGGGCCTGGCGTCGGAACTCGATCACCGACGCCACCAGCGGGATCATCACTTCCGGCATCACGCGACCCTTGCGAGCCGCGACGGTGCACGCGGCTTCGAAGATCGCCCGGGCCTGCATCGCGGTGATCTCGGGGTACATGATCCCGAGTCGGCAGCCCCGCAGCCCGAGCATCGGATTCTCTTCGTGCAGCGACTCGACCACGTGGCGCAACCGGTCGAGCGGCTTGCCGAGATCCTGCGACAACTTGAGGAGTTCCCCTTCGTCCTTCGGGAGGAACTCGTGCAACGGCGGATCGAGCAATCGGATCGTAACCGGAAATCCTTCCATCGCACGGAAGATCGACTCGAAGTCGCCACGCTGCATCGGCAGAAGCTTGGCCAATGCCCGTTCGCGGGCCGGCCGATCTTCCGCGACGATCATCTCGCGCATCGCGAGGAGCCGATCGCCATCGAAGAACATGTGCTCCGTGCGGCAGAGGCCGATCCCCTCGGCGCCGTAGTCGCGGCTGCGATGCGCATCGGCGGCGGTGTCGGCATTGGCGCGCACCTTCATCGGGCGGATGCGGTCGGCCCACGCCATCAAGGTGTGGTAGTGCTCGTCGAGCTCCGGCGCGATCAGCTTGGCCTGCCCGACGTACACGATGCCGGTGCTGCCATCGAGCGTGATCCAGTCGCCACCATGCAACACGCGGTCGCCGACGCGCACCGTGCCGAGCGCTTCGTCCACTTCCAGGTCCTGGGCACCGGCCACGCACGGCTTCCCCATCCCGCGAGCGACCACGGCGGCATGCGACGTCATCCCGCCGCGCGCCGTCAACACCGCCTTCGAGGCGACCATGCCGTGGAAGTCCTCGGGCGAGGTCTCCCGACGGACCAGGATCACCGCGTCGCCGGCGCGGGCGCGATCGGCCGCGACATCCGCATCGAAGACGATCTGCCCGGAGGCGGCACCGGGCGATGCCGGCAGCCCGGTCGCGAGGCGGTCGAGGACGGCGCCCGGGTCGATCATCGGGTGCAGCAGCTGCTCGAGCGCGGCGGGCGGAATCCGCGCGACCGCTTCTTCCTCGCTGATCAGGTCCTCGGTGACCATCTCGCAGGCGACCCGGAACGCCGCTTGGCCGGAGCGCTGCCCGCGCCGGGTCTGCAGCATGTAGAGTCGCCCTTCCTCGATGGTGAACTCCATGTCCTGCACGTCGCGGAAGTGCCGCTCCAACGTGCGCGCCATCCGCTCGAGCTCATGGAAGACCCCGGGCATCTTCTCGCGGAGGGCGGCAATCGGCTCCGGGGTGCGCGCACCCGAGACGACGTCCTCGCCCTGGGCGTTGCAGAGGAACTCCCCGTAGAGCAGCCGCTCCCCGGTCGACGGATTGCGAGAGAAGGTGACGCCGGTGCCGGAGGTCTCGCCGAGGTTCCCGTAGACCATCGCGACGATGTTGACCGCGGTGCCCATCGTGTCGGGAATCTCGTGCATGCGTCGGTAGTCGATCGCCCGACGCGTGTTCCAGCTCTCGAAGACGGCGGCGATGGCGCCCCAGAGTTGCTCCATCGGCTCTTCGGGGAATGGGCGACCGGCCT from Gemmatimonadota bacterium includes these protein-coding regions:
- the purE gene encoding 5-(carboxyamino)imidazole ribonucleotide mutase produces the protein MSAATPPLVGVVMGSDSDWTTMQHAAARLVEFGIPYETRVVSAHRTPDLLFQYASEAAERGLKCIIAGAGGAAHLPGMLAAKTIVPVLGVPVASKHLQGLDSLLSIAQMPNGVPVATFAIGDAGAHNAALFAVAILARENPDLARRLEGFRAAQDLKVRALTLPPA
- a CDS encoding S9 family peptidase, whose amino-acid sequence is MSAPLSPPVAPRHPTTVVHHGETLVDDYAWLRQKDDPAVRAYLDAENAWADAWLAPTAALQEQLYQEMLGRIRETDLSVPYRKGDWWYYTRTEEGKQYPIHCRRLGSPTEGEETVLIDLNLLAEGTSFMALGDMAVSDDGWLLAYSTDETGFRQYTLVVKDLRTGTLLPVRRERVTSVAWDSDSQTLYYAVEDAETKRSCDIWQHRLGAEEDSLVFHEADEAFNVGIARTRSREWLVLFSGSHTTSEARVRRAGSADVWQTLLPRVADREYDVDHHGDRFFVRINDTGRNFRLVTMPVTGGALADAVEVVPHRDGVMLEGMECFRRHLIVHEREDGVPQMAVHRLADGAVHRIAFPEPAYECYPHANPEFDTAIYRYGYQSMVTPSSVLDYDLESRERTLLKQQEVVGGYDATRFVSHRIHATASDGTLVPISLVRRADVPEDGTAAALLHGYGSYGYPYPVSFSSNRLSLLERGVVVAIAHIRGGGELGKPWHDAGRMGEKMHSFTDFIACADHLVAKRIVAADRLAIEGGSAGGLLMGAVVNLRPDRFAAVLSQVPFVDVINTMSDATLPLTVGEYEEWGNPGIPAEYAWMRAYCPYTNLSAQPYPPMLVRTAFNDSQVMYWEPAKYVARMRTLTTTDAPLLFLTNMGAGHGGASGRYDRLREYAVDYAFLMAVLGAG
- a CDS encoding 5-(carboxyamino)imidazole ribonucleotide synthase; this encodes MILPGGTLGVLGGGQLGRMFTAEAQRLGYRVVVLDPDAEAPAGQIAHEHITREWGNREALAELAARADAITTEFENVPADVLRALAAHCPVRPSGDAVWTTQDRLREKAFLNQAGVDTVGWQPIASIEDCAAAWHSVGPLGAILKTAQFGYDGKGQVRVATHDDLATAWRTLGEVPCILEERVALATELSVMVARGAAGAVATWPVGENVHIAGILHTTVAPAVIAPTLAEAARTVAERIVAALDYVGVMGVECFVTSDGRLLVNELAPRPHNSGHWTLDAAVTSQFEQQVRILAGLPLGETTAFGPTAMVNILGDCWADGEPKWAAALAMPGVRLHLYGKREPRAGRKMGHLTVTAETGPDALQRALAAWRALTD
- a CDS encoding pyruvate, phosphate dikinase; translation: MIDAFAQQPLVYSFGQGRAEGSSAMKDILGGKGAGLAEMTNLGIPVPPGFTISATLCQTYLDTTSFPPRLRAQVEQALQRLEAATGREFGDATNPLLVSVRSGAAVSMPGMMETILNLGLNDQTVEGLAAKSNNPAFAWDCYRRFVQMYGVVVFDQPRAPFDQLVEEARHAHGASRDIDLPVAAIKGLVARFKAIITEQAGRPFPEEPMEQLWGAIAAVFESWNTRRAIDYRRMHEIPDTMGTAVNIVAMVYGNLGETSGTGVTFSRNPSTGERLLYGEFLCNAQGEDVVSGARTPEPIAALREKMPGVFHELERMARTLERHFRDVQDMEFTIEEGRLYMLQTRRGQRSGQAAFRVACEMVTEDLISEEEAVARIPPAALEQLLHPMIDPGAVLDRLATGLPASPGAASGQIVFDADVAADRARAGDAVILVRRETSPEDFHGMVASKAVLTARGGMTSHAAVVARGMGKPCVAGAQDLEVDEALGTVRVGDRVLHGGDWITLDGSTGIVYVGQAKLIAPELDEHYHTLMAWADRIRPMKVRANADTAADAHRSRDYGAEGIGLCRTEHMFFDGDRLLAMREMIVAEDRPARERALAKLLPMQRGDFESIFRAMEGFPVTIRLLDPPLHEFLPKDEGELLKLSQDLGKPLDRLRHVVESLHEENPMLGLRGCRLGIMYPEITAMQARAIFEAACTVAARKGRVMPEVMIPLVASVIEFRRQALLVRQVAEEVFRERQLTVPYLLGTMIELPRAALTADEIAREAQFFSFGTNDLTQTTYGLSRDDAGRFLPHYVASGIMEQDPFQTIDQAGVGKLVRMACELGRATRADLKIGVCGEHGGDPASIAFFETVRMNYVSCSPFRVPVARLAAAQAALASRGTVDRTKATV
- a CDS encoding DUF2911 domain-containing protein, producing the protein MKVCYGRPLVKGRTIFGSELVPYGKLWRTGANEPTIIHTTGPITVAGVRLEAGSYSLYTVPMAGASWDVVINRSISQWGIESAYEGVKAQEVGRGKAPTMPMPLVEALTISAAPTSLNLSWEKVMVMIPMAAAK
- a CDS encoding S9 family peptidase, which produces MRLPLVALLLVAPALQAQTLPLRQSKLDASARDASLRVPLDSTVDARWLGIAPGAPRWDLEGRWIYFSYDTVVKPAEPVAPDAPWFRVSRDGKKIEGVSREIATRIPIGVQWTRDGSRGVWSARNELRIWERGKGERLLRASLEGGGFGWSEDESELRFQRNGDLFALNPTTGVERQLTRTSVKFEAPKDNKNAAELKKEQVEIFDFVKRRKEQQDSAKARARRDRVPMPAVVLKPKKDDTIGDLAITPDGKFVSYIATPKVEEGSTVFGDYVNDSGIVISRTSRAKVGAPLAQSRAAIIPVDPMAEPDSVAITFVDTAGFGKPVRATDLQWNRQGTRLIAEFASLDYKDRWVVLVDPATGKQLKTLDHQHDDAWLLEPRGLTWMPDGERIAIRTEETGWDHLVLVTMDGTRRALTSGQWEVRSAALSRDGKWWTLSTSEAHPSELHLYRMPAEGGPRTRIDNLGEGEVTAVWAPGEDGAVLRWSTPKELADLYLMPSLAAAPIRLTKSGTDMFWKLAWPTSDFVTFNDDQGKPVWARVYRPATQHANRPAVMEIHGAGYAQGVHKAFSGSSAHGGSLYAKHLTDLGVTYMVLDYRASAGYGRDTRTAVYRSMGDRDVASAVAAVPFLKEKYNVSPDRVGLYGCSYGGFFTLMALFKHPGVFKGGVAQCSVTDWAHYNHWYTARILNGAPASDSAAYRASSPIYHAAGLKDRLVIQHGLVDNNVMYQDAARLTQRLMELGKDFDFVTYPIEAHGWQNSWSKRDSQRRMQKLWEEVLLNK